The Xiphophorus maculatus strain JP 163 A chromosome 21, X_maculatus-5.0-male, whole genome shotgun sequence genome window below encodes:
- the fen1 gene encoding flap endonuclease 1 isoform X1, translated as MGIHGLAKLIADHAPGAIKEQDIKNYFGRKIAIDASMCIYQFLIAVRQDGNVLQSEDGETTSHLMGMFYRTIRMLENGIKPVYVFDGKPPQLKSAELEKRGERRAEAEKMLAKAQELGEQENIDKFSKRLVKVTKQHNDDCKKLLTLMGVPYIEAPCEAEASCAALVKEGKVFATATEDMDGLTFGTNVLLRHLTASEAKKLPVQEFHFNRILQDIGLTSEQFIDLCILLGCDYCGTIKGIGPKRAIDLIRQHGSIEEILENIDTSKHPAPEDWLYKEARNLFLKPEVVDSSTVDLKWREPDEEALIQFMCSEKQFSEDRIRNGCKKMMKSRQGSTQGRLDSFFSVTGSLSSKRKEPETKGSAKKKQKTGATPGKFRKGK; from the exons ATGGGAATTCACGGACTGGCCAAGCTAATAGCCGATCATGCCCCCGGTGCCATCAAAGAACAGGACATCAAAAACTACTTCG GCAGGAAAATTGCTATTGATGCCTCCATGTGCATCTACCAGTTCCTGATTGCTGTCCGACAGGATGGGAACGTTCTGCAGAGTGAAGACGGAGAGACTACAAG CCACTTGATGGGAATGTTCTACCGCACAATCCGCATGTTGGAGAACGGGATCAAGCCGGTGTATGTGTTTGATGGGAAACCTCCACAGCTCAAGTCAGCTGAG ctGGAGAAGAGAGGGGAGAGGAGAGCAGAAGCTGAGAAAATGCTTGCCAAAGCTCAGgaattgg GTGAGCAAGAGAATATTGACAAGTTCTCCAAGCGACTCGTGAAAGTCACCAAGCAGCATAACGACGATTGCAAGAAGCTACTGACCTTGATGGGAGTGCCTTATATCGAG gctCCGTGTGAGGCTGAAGCCAGCTGTGCTGCTCTGGTTAAAGAAGGGAAGGTCTTTGCTACGGCAACGGAGGATATGGACGGACTGACCTTTGGGACGAATGTCCTGCTAAGACACCTCACTGCCAGTGAAGCAAA gaaACTTCCTGTTCAGGAATTTCACTTTAATCGTATCCTGCAGGACATCGGTCTGACCAGTGAGCAG TTCATAGACCTTTGTATTCTGCTGGGGTGTGACTACTGCGGCACCATCAAGGGAATCGGTCCCAAGCGAGCCATCGACCTGATCCGGCAGCACGGCTCCATAGAGGAAATCCTGGAAAACATTGATACAAGT AAGCATCCGGCCCCAGAGGACTGGCTGTACAAAGAAGCGAGGAATTTGTTTTTGAAGCCAGAGGTGGTGGACTCCTCCACAGTGGACCTGAAGTGGAGGGAGCCTGATGAGGAGGCTCTGATCCAATTCATGTGCAGTGAGAAACAATTCAG tgaggaCAGGATCCGTAACGGCTGTAAAAAGATGATGAAGAGCAGACAAGGCAGCACACAGGGAAGACTGGACTCTTTCTTTTCCGTCACTGGTTCACTCTCCTCAAAAAGGAAG gAACCGGAGACCAAAGgatctgcaaagaaaaaacagaaaactggagCAACTCCAGGCAAATTTAGGAAGGGCAAATAG
- the LOC102237106 gene encoding vascular cell adhesion protein 1-like isoform X2, which translates to MKSCKIQLTFKSIHCVKKGLPVCWSASRMCFSLAIISSLLTFHFVSGAADDCESIKNPVLFITTPGNLEALSGSCLQVPCHFSAKERASFSGQNFGVWIKSDSRFKEFSTNVIFNSSGSIKTYPLEITGNLERQNCTTVFRSLTREHSDTYYFRIERTQFQATASCSGFRLTVRDSPWSPSINVPSDLKEHQSVTVTCSAFTPCPQSPPELTWNLQQDSLRQTEKNTEGIFTTKLQKNITLSDTHDGYNIRCSARYPVIGGIKTAETEVTLSVSYAPRNTSASISPSGLVSAGSRVELSCSSRAKPPPSFTWFRNSKHGATKVSVGPVYRLHMTNMTDLGSYYCEAENILGSQTSTPSHSKDHGTFWGAAAGGFIAIIAVICGAYILWRLKFKHSALRESQNSGFQEPTSTEENQDIHYGDIDFSAMRPSLKTARDETDLQNVMYSEVKVRRTGNRTESADGLYAQVKTKPVNPHFT; encoded by the exons ATGAAGTCCTGTAAAATACAGctaacatttaaatcaattcaCTGCGTAAAGAAAGGACTTCCTGTGTGTTGGTCCG CTTCCCGGATGTGTTTCAGTTTGGCAATCATCTCTTCCTTACTAACTTTTCACTTCGTCTCGG GCGCTGCGGATGATTGTGAGTCCATTAAGAATCCAGTCCTGTTCATCACAACGCCAGGAAATCTGGAAGCGCTGAGTGGATCGTGTCTACAAGTCCCATGCCACTTTTCTGCTAAAGAAAGAGCAAGCTTCTCGGGGCAAAACTTTGGGGTGTGGATCAAATCAGATTCTAGGTTTAAAGAATTCTCAACAAATGTGATTTTCAACAGCAGTGGGTCGATCAAAACGTATCCGCTGGAAATTACGGGAAACCTGGAGAGGCAAAACTGCACAACTGTGTTTCGGAGCTTAACGAGGGAACATTCAGACACGTACTACTTCAGAATTGAACGTACGCAGTTCCAGGCAACAGCTTCCTGCAGTGGATTTCGCTTAACAGTCAGAG ATTCTCCATGGAGTCCCAGCATTAATGTTCCCTCTGACCTGAAGGAGCATCAGTCTGTCACTGTAACCTGCTCAGCTTTCACTCCCTGTCCACAATCACCTCCTGAACTCACCTGGAATCTCCAACAAGACTCTctcagacaaacagagaaaaacacagagggaaTCTTTACAACTAAACTCCAGAAGAACATCACTCTGTCAGACACACATGATGGATACAACATCAGATGTTCTGCCAGATATCCTGTAATTGGAGGAATCAagacagcagagacagaagtgactctcagtgtttcat ATGCTCCTAGAAACACCTCagcatccatcagtccatcaggTTTGGTGTCAGCAGGTAGCAGGGTGGAGCTGAGCTGCTCCAGCAGAGCCAAACCTCCAcccagcttcacctggttcaggaaCAGCAAACATGGAGCCACTAAAGTGTCTGTGGGGCCGGTTTACAGACTCCATATGACCAACATGACAGATTTGGGAAGTTATTACTGTGAGGCAGAAAATATTCTGGGGAGTCAGACATCTACACCGAGTCATTCAAAAGACCACG GAACGTTTTGGGGAGCTGCTGCTGGGGGATTTATTGCGATCATCGCTGTGATCTGTGGCGCTTACATCCTTTG GCGCTTGAAGTTTAAACATTCAGCTTTACGTGAGTCTCAG aattCGGGTTTCCAAGAGCCTACCAGCACCGAAGAAAACCAGGACATCCATTATGGAGACATCGACTTCTCTGCGATGAGACCGTCGCTTAAAACAGCCCGAGACGAGACGGATCTGCAGAATGTTATGTATTCAGAGGTGAAAGTGCGCAGAACTGGCAACAGGACTGAATCTGCGGACGGCCTCTACGCTCAGGTGAAGACGAAACCAGTCAACCCACATTTCACCTAG
- the LOC102237106 gene encoding sialic acid-binding Ig-like lectin 6 isoform X1 — protein sequence MKSCKIQLTFKSIHCVKKGLPVCWSAASRMCFSLAIISSLLTFHFVSGAADDCESIKNPVLFITTPGNLEALSGSCLQVPCHFSAKERASFSGQNFGVWIKSDSRFKEFSTNVIFNSSGSIKTYPLEITGNLERQNCTTVFRSLTREHSDTYYFRIERTQFQATASCSGFRLTVRDSPWSPSINVPSDLKEHQSVTVTCSAFTPCPQSPPELTWNLQQDSLRQTEKNTEGIFTTKLQKNITLSDTHDGYNIRCSARYPVIGGIKTAETEVTLSVSYAPRNTSASISPSGLVSAGSRVELSCSSRAKPPPSFTWFRNSKHGATKVSVGPVYRLHMTNMTDLGSYYCEAENILGSQTSTPSHSKDHGTFWGAAAGGFIAIIAVICGAYILWRLKFKHSALRESQNSGFQEPTSTEENQDIHYGDIDFSAMRPSLKTARDETDLQNVMYSEVKVRRTGNRTESADGLYAQVKTKPVNPHFT from the exons ATGAAGTCCTGTAAAATACAGctaacatttaaatcaattcaCTGCGTAAAGAAAGGACTTCCTGTGTGTTGGTCCG CAGCTTCCCGGATGTGTTTCAGTTTGGCAATCATCTCTTCCTTACTAACTTTTCACTTCGTCTCGG GCGCTGCGGATGATTGTGAGTCCATTAAGAATCCAGTCCTGTTCATCACAACGCCAGGAAATCTGGAAGCGCTGAGTGGATCGTGTCTACAAGTCCCATGCCACTTTTCTGCTAAAGAAAGAGCAAGCTTCTCGGGGCAAAACTTTGGGGTGTGGATCAAATCAGATTCTAGGTTTAAAGAATTCTCAACAAATGTGATTTTCAACAGCAGTGGGTCGATCAAAACGTATCCGCTGGAAATTACGGGAAACCTGGAGAGGCAAAACTGCACAACTGTGTTTCGGAGCTTAACGAGGGAACATTCAGACACGTACTACTTCAGAATTGAACGTACGCAGTTCCAGGCAACAGCTTCCTGCAGTGGATTTCGCTTAACAGTCAGAG ATTCTCCATGGAGTCCCAGCATTAATGTTCCCTCTGACCTGAAGGAGCATCAGTCTGTCACTGTAACCTGCTCAGCTTTCACTCCCTGTCCACAATCACCTCCTGAACTCACCTGGAATCTCCAACAAGACTCTctcagacaaacagagaaaaacacagagggaaTCTTTACAACTAAACTCCAGAAGAACATCACTCTGTCAGACACACATGATGGATACAACATCAGATGTTCTGCCAGATATCCTGTAATTGGAGGAATCAagacagcagagacagaagtgactctcagtgtttcat ATGCTCCTAGAAACACCTCagcatccatcagtccatcaggTTTGGTGTCAGCAGGTAGCAGGGTGGAGCTGAGCTGCTCCAGCAGAGCCAAACCTCCAcccagcttcacctggttcaggaaCAGCAAACATGGAGCCACTAAAGTGTCTGTGGGGCCGGTTTACAGACTCCATATGACCAACATGACAGATTTGGGAAGTTATTACTGTGAGGCAGAAAATATTCTGGGGAGTCAGACATCTACACCGAGTCATTCAAAAGACCACG GAACGTTTTGGGGAGCTGCTGCTGGGGGATTTATTGCGATCATCGCTGTGATCTGTGGCGCTTACATCCTTTG GCGCTTGAAGTTTAAACATTCAGCTTTACGTGAGTCTCAG aattCGGGTTTCCAAGAGCCTACCAGCACCGAAGAAAACCAGGACATCCATTATGGAGACATCGACTTCTCTGCGATGAGACCGTCGCTTAAAACAGCCCGAGACGAGACGGATCTGCAGAATGTTATGTATTCAGAGGTGAAAGTGCGCAGAACTGGCAACAGGACTGAATCTGCGGACGGCCTCTACGCTCAGGTGAAGACGAAACCAGTCAACCCACATTTCACCTAG
- the LOC102228633 gene encoding beta-2-microglobulin-like, whose product MKELVFLVVVLYASSAVVAKTVSPKVQIYSRNPGLYGNKNVLICHVSGFHPPEIKIDLLKNGQEINDFKQTDLAFEENWHYHLTKHANFTPVEGERYMCRVTHVGTTTQHEWEADV is encoded by the exons ATGAAGGAGTTGGTTTTCCTGGTCGTTGTTCTCTACGCGTCTTCTGCTGTTGTGGCTAAAACAG TCTCGCCCAAGGTGCAGATCTACAGTCGCAACCCTGGGCTGTACGGGAACAAAAACGTCCTCATCTGCCACGTCAGCGGCTTCCACCCACCGGAGATCAAAATCGATTTGCTGAAGAATGGACAGGAAATAAATGATTTCAAGCAGACTGACCTGGCCTTTGAGGAGAACTGGCACTACCACCTCACCAAGCACGCAAATTTCACTCCAGTGGAAGGAGAGCGCTACATGTGCAGAGTGACACATGTGGGAACGACAACACAGCATGAATGGG AGGCTGATGTGTAA